A part of Streptomyces sp. DSM 40750 genomic DNA contains:
- a CDS encoding inositol monophosphatase family protein, with protein sequence MIEDNETIDEFLARHVSDVEEAIRKAAAAEIMPRFRQLGAHEVDEKNGPHDLVTDADRKAELYLTEALAALLPGSVVVGEEAVHANPLSYEAIQGDAPVWIVDPVDGTRQFVHGEPGFCTLVALAQGGVLRASWTYAPALDRLAVAIRGQGATLDGEPLRAGSPDPGRDLDIATSHPDYTTEEQKAALLGLWTDGVAPRACGSAGLEYLAVAEGRLDAVAFSWEAAWDHAAGLLLVEEAGGAHLTLTGEPFRITGGNALPFTAARDAATARRVVGLLSDGA encoded by the coding sequence ATGATCGAAGACAACGAAACCATCGACGAGTTTCTCGCCCGGCACGTCTCGGACGTCGAGGAAGCGATCCGCAAGGCCGCCGCCGCGGAGATCATGCCGCGCTTCCGGCAGCTTGGCGCGCACGAGGTCGACGAGAAGAACGGCCCGCACGACCTGGTGACCGACGCCGACCGCAAGGCCGAGCTGTATCTGACGGAGGCGCTCGCCGCGCTGCTGCCCGGCTCGGTCGTGGTCGGCGAGGAGGCGGTGCACGCCAACCCGCTGTCGTACGAAGCGATCCAGGGCGACGCGCCGGTGTGGATCGTCGACCCGGTGGACGGCACCCGGCAGTTCGTGCACGGCGAGCCCGGTTTCTGCACCCTCGTCGCCCTAGCCCAGGGCGGAGTCCTGCGCGCCTCCTGGACGTACGCGCCCGCCCTCGACCGGCTCGCCGTGGCGATCCGCGGCCAGGGAGCCACCCTCGACGGCGAGCCTCTGCGCGCCGGCTCGCCCGACCCCGGCCGTGACCTCGACATCGCCACCTCCCACCCGGACTACACCACGGAGGAGCAGAAGGCGGCCCTCCTCGGCCTCTGGACGGACGGCGTCGCCCCGCGCGCCTGCGGGTCGGCCGGGCTGGAGTATCTCGCCGTCGCCGAGGGCCGGTTGGACGCTGTCGCCTTCTCCTGGGAGGCGGCCTGGGACCATGCGGCCGGCCTCCTCCTCGTCGAGGAAGCGGGCGGCGCCCACCTGACCCTCACCGGCGAGCCCTTCCGCATAACCGGCGGCAACGCACTGCCGTTCACCGCCGCCCGGGACGCGGCCACGGCCCGCCGGGTGGTGGGGTTGCTGTCGGACGGAGCCTGA
- a CDS encoding gamma-glutamyltransferase family protein has protein sequence MFTTRPTLQGTFGMVSSTHWLASQCAMAVLEDGGNAFDAAVAAGFVLHVVEPHLNGPAGEVPIVLAPADGEVRVLCGQGVAPAGASIEHYRGLGLELVPGTGPLAAAVPGAFDAWMLLLRDHGTKDLADVLKYAIGYAEDGHAPVENVGATVESVRDLFEKEWVSSAEVYLPEGRSPRPGELFRNPALAATWRRLLAEVEGAGDREAGIEAAREVWRSGFIAEALVRQARRPTLDTSGAHHTGTLTLADLAAWSASYEAPATYDWNGWTLCKAGPWSQGPAFLQQLALLPPELPAYGSAEYVHLLVEGCKLAMADREAWYGDAAPVPLAELLSDEYNAARRALVDATASYELRPGGPGGRAPRLSAHARVVATDEPGFNPLGAGEPTVAKGLGGVGEPTVAKGLGGVGEPTVAKSPRSPVPGEPEVAADGGTRGDTCHLDIVDRWGNMVAATPSGGWLQSNPVVPELGFPLGTRLQMAWLDEGLPNSLTPGRRPRTTLTPSLALRDGVPVMAFGTPGGDQQDQWQLHFFLAVALRAPIRGGLDLQGAIDAPNWHNDGFPGSFYPRGMRPGSVTVESRMAPEVVAELRRRGHDVTVGEAWSEGRLCAVARDPETGVLSAAANPRGMQGYAVGR, from the coding sequence GTGTTCACCACTCGACCGACGCTCCAGGGGACCTTCGGAATGGTGTCCTCCACGCACTGGCTGGCGTCGCAGTGCGCGATGGCCGTTCTGGAGGACGGCGGCAACGCGTTCGACGCGGCCGTGGCGGCGGGCTTCGTCCTGCACGTCGTGGAACCACATCTCAACGGGCCCGCCGGCGAGGTGCCGATCGTCCTCGCCCCGGCGGACGGTGAGGTCCGGGTGCTGTGCGGGCAGGGCGTGGCGCCCGCCGGGGCGTCGATCGAGCACTACCGGGGGCTCGGTCTGGAGCTCGTACCCGGCACGGGGCCGCTGGCGGCGGCCGTGCCGGGCGCGTTCGACGCGTGGATGCTTCTGCTGCGAGACCACGGCACCAAGGACCTGGCCGATGTCCTGAAGTACGCCATCGGGTACGCGGAGGACGGACACGCGCCCGTGGAGAACGTCGGGGCGACGGTCGAGTCGGTGCGTGACCTGTTCGAGAAGGAGTGGGTCTCGTCCGCGGAGGTGTATCTGCCGGAGGGACGGTCGCCTCGTCCCGGCGAGTTGTTCCGCAACCCGGCCCTCGCCGCGACCTGGCGGCGGCTGCTCGCCGAGGTCGAGGGAGCGGGGGACCGGGAGGCCGGGATCGAGGCGGCGCGCGAGGTGTGGCGCTCCGGCTTCATCGCCGAGGCCCTCGTCCGGCAGGCCCGGCGGCCCACTCTGGACACCAGCGGCGCACACCACACCGGGACGCTCACCCTGGCCGACCTGGCCGCCTGGTCCGCGTCCTACGAGGCCCCGGCGACATACGACTGGAACGGCTGGACCCTGTGCAAGGCCGGCCCCTGGAGCCAGGGCCCGGCGTTCCTCCAGCAGCTCGCCCTGCTGCCGCCCGAACTGCCCGCGTACGGGTCCGCCGAGTACGTGCACCTCCTCGTCGAGGGCTGCAAGCTCGCCATGGCCGACCGGGAGGCCTGGTACGGGGACGCCGCCCCGGTGCCGCTCGCCGAACTGCTGTCCGACGAGTACAACGCCGCGCGGCGGGCGCTCGTCGACGCGACGGCGTCGTACGAGCTGAGGCCCGGCGGCCCCGGCGGTCGCGCCCCGAGGCTGAGCGCCCACGCGCGCGTGGTGGCCACGGATGAGCCGGGCTTCAACCCGCTGGGGGCCGGTGAGCCCACGGTCGCGAAGGGTCTCGGGGGAGTCGGTGAGCCCACCGTCGCGAAGGGTCTCGGAGGAGTCGGCGAGCCCACCGTCGCCAAGAGTCCGCGGTCGCCGGTGCCGGGGGAGCCCGAGGTCGCGGCCGACGGGGGCACCCGGGGCGACACCTGCCACCTCGACATCGTCGACCGCTGGGGCAACATGGTCGCGGCCACGCCCAGCGGCGGCTGGCTGCAGTCCAACCCCGTGGTGCCCGAGCTGGGCTTCCCGCTCGGTACCCGCCTGCAGATGGCCTGGCTGGACGAGGGGCTGCCCAACTCGCTCACCCCGGGCCGGCGGCCGCGCACCACGCTCACCCCGTCGCTGGCGCTGCGCGACGGCGTGCCGGTCATGGCCTTCGGTACGCCCGGCGGCGACCAGCAGGACCAGTGGCAGCTGCACTTCTTCCTCGCCGTCGCCCTCCGCGCGCCGATCCGGGGCGGCCTGGACCTCCAGGGCGCGATCGACGCCCCGAACTGGCACAACGACGGCTTTCCCGGCTCCTTCTACCCGCGCGGTATGCGCCCCGGCAGCGTCACCGTCGAGTCCCGCATGGCCCCGGAGGTCGTCGCGGAGCTGCGCCGGCGTGGCCACGACGTCACCGTCGGCGAGGCCTGGTCCGAGGGGCGGCTGTGCGCGGTCGCCCGGGACCCGGAGACCGGGGTGCTGTCGGCGGCGGCGAATCCGCGCGGGATGCAGGGGTACGCGGTCGGGCGCTGA